One part of the Gemmatimonadaceae bacterium genome encodes these proteins:
- a CDS encoding serine/threonine-protein kinase, with the protein MTDTTLRQDLGTALGNDYEIVRELPQLTSITAYSARSVRDGSRVEISAVPLNLLSGTIAPGAPTLGNSRLRHANILPIIDCGTYENTFYWVTSEIEARTLRSRLARGGRVDLKDSLILLRDMSAALAHAHVHGVVHGGLSPDSVLISGGSALVSNLGLSQVFSSLNRPRDAGDFTAPGGGESFRYLSPEQVSGAPADARSDVYAWGVIAYELLSGRHPFTGRNTPREIVAAHAAEDPPQLLAGRFDVPATVTRLVMKCLSKDPAKRPQAAGEICDILTREMLAPPPAAPAGSGQKMAIALAVMLAAAVAALALFGTSP; encoded by the coding sequence ATGACCGACACAACTCTGCGCCAGGACCTCGGGACTGCCCTCGGAAACGACTATGAAATAGTCCGCGAGCTTCCCCAGCTCACCAGCATCACCGCTTACTCGGCCCGATCGGTGCGCGATGGAAGTCGCGTGGAAATATCGGCCGTTCCTTTGAACTTGTTGTCCGGAACTATCGCGCCGGGTGCTCCCACGCTGGGCAATTCCCGGCTCCGCCACGCGAACATTCTTCCTATCATCGATTGCGGGACGTATGAGAACACCTTTTACTGGGTGACGTCCGAGATCGAGGCCCGCACACTACGATCGCGGCTGGCGCGAGGTGGCCGCGTTGACCTGAAGGACTCGCTTATCCTGCTGCGCGACATGTCGGCTGCGCTTGCGCACGCTCATGTGCATGGAGTCGTTCACGGAGGGCTCTCTCCCGACAGCGTTCTCATCAGCGGCGGCTCGGCGCTGGTGTCGAACCTCGGGTTATCCCAGGTTTTTTCATCGCTCAACCGGCCACGTGACGCGGGCGATTTTACGGCGCCCGGAGGGGGCGAATCGTTTCGCTACCTGTCCCCGGAGCAAGTCTCCGGCGCGCCGGCAGATGCCCGTTCCGACGTCTATGCATGGGGAGTGATCGCGTACGAGCTGCTGTCGGGGCGACATCCATTCACTGGACGAAATACGCCCCGCGAGATAGTCGCGGCCCACGCCGCCGAAGATCCGCCCCAGTTACTCGCGGGCCGTTTCGACGTACCCGCTACCGTTACCCGCCTGGTGATGAAGTGCCTTTCGAAGGACCCCGCCAAACGACCGCAGGCAGCGGGAGAGATCTGCGACATTCTGACCCGTGAAATGCTGGCGCCCCCACCCGCCGCGCCAGCGGGCTCAGGTCAGAAAATGGCGATCGCCCTGGCCGTCATGCTGGCCGCGGCGGTCGCTGCGCTTGCGTTGTTCGGCACCTCTCCTTGA